A single region of the Elizabethkingia sp. JS20170427COW genome encodes:
- the bshA gene encoding N-acetyl-alpha-D-glucosaminyl L-malate synthase BshA yields the protein MKIGILCYPTYGGSGIVATELGMLLADKGHEVHFMSSSMPARLDMTKPNIYFHKVNVETYPLFKYQPYDIALSSTIYHVVKIYKLDVIHAHYAIPYAYAAYMAKQMLKDDGIETPLVTTLHGTDITLVGQHPSYKKAVEFSINKSDFVTSVSESLKKDTFINFDIKTEIQVIPNFIDNSIFSHINVCCRKQFAEDHEKIMIHVSNLRPVKRIQDVLETFKRVEKEIPSKLIIIGEGPEMELINEFISDNPDLIPKIRLMGKVNDLFPILSYADVFLLPSQQESFGLAALEAMAAGVPVISSNAGGIPEVNIHGQTGYIAEVGDINQIVHFTKKLFIDDELLLKMKTNAKENAMKFDIANIIPLYEELYTRAIHKE from the coding sequence ATGAAAATAGGAATACTTTGCTATCCCACTTATGGTGGTAGTGGTATTGTAGCTACTGAATTAGGAATGCTGCTAGCAGATAAGGGACATGAAGTCCACTTTATGAGCTCTAGCATGCCTGCAAGGTTGGATATGACGAAACCTAACATCTACTTTCATAAAGTAAATGTAGAGACTTATCCTCTCTTTAAATATCAACCTTATGATATCGCATTATCCTCAACCATCTACCATGTTGTCAAGATTTATAAACTGGATGTTATCCACGCCCACTATGCCATTCCTTACGCTTACGCAGCCTATATGGCCAAGCAAATGTTAAAGGATGATGGTATAGAAACCCCACTAGTAACTACCTTACACGGTACCGACATTACCCTTGTAGGACAGCACCCCAGTTATAAAAAGGCGGTAGAATTTTCCATCAACAAATCGGATTTTGTAACTTCAGTTTCTGAAAGCTTAAAGAAAGATACTTTTATCAATTTCGATATCAAAACAGAAATACAAGTTATCCCGAATTTTATTGATAATTCTATTTTCTCTCATATCAACGTTTGTTGTAGAAAGCAATTTGCTGAAGATCATGAAAAGATCATGATTCACGTCTCTAACCTTAGACCTGTAAAAAGGATTCAGGATGTTTTAGAAACCTTTAAAAGAGTAGAAAAAGAAATCCCTTCCAAACTCATCATCATAGGTGAAGGTCCTGAGATGGAACTCATCAACGAGTTTATCTCAGACAACCCTGATCTTATTCCTAAGATAAGGCTTATGGGTAAGGTAAACGACCTCTTCCCTATCCTCTCCTATGCAGATGTTTTCCTACTTCCTTCTCAACAAGAAAGTTTTGGCCTAGCGGCTTTAGAAGCCATGGCTGCAGGAGTTCCTGTTATTAGCAGTAACGCAGGTGGTATCCCAGAAGTTAACATACATGGGCAAACAGGATATATTGCCGAAGTGGGAGATATCAATCAAATTGTACATTTCACCAAAAAACTCTTTATTGATGATGAATTATTATTAAAAATGAAAACCAATGCTAAAGAAAACGCAATGAAGTTTGACATTGCCAATATCATTCCTCTTTACGAGGAACTTTATACTAGAGCTATTCATAAAGAATAG
- a CDS encoding efflux RND transporter permease subunit yields the protein MKLAEISIKRPSLIIVLFTILTLGGILGYSSMGYELIPKFEVNVVTISTVYPGASPSEVETSVTKKIEDAVSSLENVKKVESKSYESLSVVMVTLNAGADTDYALNDAQRKINAILADFPDDVDAPSLQKFSLSDMPIITAGATSSLNAVEFYDLLDKKIQPVLSRVKGVAQVNLIGGQEREIKVNLDKDKLEAYGLSVAQVQQVILSSNLDFPTGSAKSRESSTIIRLSGKYKSIEELSNLVISDNNGAQVRLRDVAFVEDSQKDVEKVARIDMKPAILFQVIKQSDANAVEVSELIQQTMKNLEKDYAKQNVKLTVVNDTSTFTLNAANNVTHDLFIAVFLVAAVMLLFLHSIRNAFIVMVSIPASLIATFIGMALMGYTLNLMSLLGLSLVVGILVDDAIVVLENIYRHMEMGKSKIRASYDGAAEIGFTVTAITLVIVVVFLPIAMSTGLVSNIISQFCVTVVIATLLSLLASFTIVPWLSSRYGKLTHLTGKNMGERFILGFEKQLDKFTHWMTGVLEWCLKSKTTKIATVVGVTILFFLSFGLTKFIGGEFFAKIDKGEFLVQIEMPKDASVEATNLMTRKAEAYLAKKSEVEKLITTVGQMSDGMGATSGSAYKSEIDVILVDKSQRAENSYVYAAQIKQELSKILVGAKIKTVPVGLMGAERAPLSLVVTGPDLKSINEFAQKAMAELKTIKGASEIKLSSEGGNPEINVTIDRDKMAALGLNLQTVGVTMQTAFSGNTDGKYRAGDYEYDINIRFNQLNRSNINDVRNILFTNDRGEQIKLEQFANIEETSGPSFLERRDKSPSISIDAQTVGIPTGTVANQWEAKFSKLPRPAGVNYVWSGDMENQNEGFGTLGIALMAAIILVYLVMVALYDSFVYPFVVLFSVPLSLIGVLTILALTNNSLNVFTILGIIMLIGLVCKNAIMLVDFTNQRKAAGESTHDALIQANHARLRPILMTTIAMVFGMVPIALAKGAGAEMNNGLAWVVIGGLVSSLFLTLIFVPVVYSIFDGILYRINKGKEKIDYEKEIHAEYEHLEMSEDGFTPKHNH from the coding sequence ATGAAATTAGCAGAAATATCCATAAAACGACCTTCCTTAATTATCGTACTCTTTACGATACTTACCTTGGGAGGGATCTTGGGATATAGCTCAATGGGTTATGAGCTTATTCCAAAATTTGAGGTGAATGTGGTGACTATTTCTACCGTATATCCTGGGGCTTCCCCTTCGGAGGTAGAAACTTCAGTAACTAAGAAAATTGAAGACGCCGTTTCTTCCCTTGAAAACGTAAAAAAAGTAGAATCCAAATCATACGAAAGTCTTTCGGTAGTAATGGTAACCTTAAATGCAGGTGCCGATACCGATTACGCATTGAATGACGCCCAAAGAAAAATTAATGCAATTTTAGCAGACTTTCCAGATGACGTAGATGCACCATCGTTACAGAAATTCTCCTTAAGTGATATGCCAATTATCACTGCAGGGGCAACATCTAGCTTAAATGCTGTAGAGTTTTACGACCTCTTGGATAAAAAAATCCAACCAGTTCTTTCTCGTGTAAAAGGGGTAGCACAGGTAAACCTTATCGGTGGTCAAGAACGTGAGATTAAAGTAAACTTAGATAAAGATAAATTAGAAGCTTATGGGCTTTCTGTAGCTCAAGTTCAACAAGTAATCTTATCTTCTAACTTAGATTTCCCCACAGGGAGTGCCAAAAGTAGAGAGAGCAGTACTATTATCCGTCTTTCAGGAAAATATAAGTCTATCGAAGAATTATCAAACTTGGTAATTAGCGATAACAACGGAGCTCAGGTAAGATTAAGAGATGTAGCCTTTGTTGAAGACTCTCAAAAAGATGTAGAGAAAGTTGCTCGTATTGATATGAAACCTGCGATCTTGTTCCAGGTAATCAAACAATCAGATGCTAACGCTGTTGAGGTTTCTGAGTTGATTCAACAAACCATGAAAAATCTTGAAAAAGATTATGCAAAACAGAATGTTAAGCTTACTGTAGTAAACGATACATCTACCTTTACCTTAAATGCGGCTAACAACGTAACCCATGACTTGTTTATTGCAGTGTTCTTGGTGGCAGCGGTAATGCTATTATTCCTACACAGTATTAGAAACGCATTTATAGTAATGGTATCTATCCCAGCATCACTTATTGCAACTTTTATCGGGATGGCACTTATGGGATATACCTTAAACTTGATGTCGTTATTAGGACTTTCTCTAGTAGTAGGGATCTTGGTGGACGACGCGATTGTGGTACTCGAAAACATCTACCGACACATGGAGATGGGGAAATCTAAAATCCGTGCATCTTATGATGGAGCTGCCGAAATTGGATTTACTGTAACCGCAATTACTTTGGTTATCGTAGTAGTATTCTTACCTATTGCGATGAGTACAGGTTTGGTATCCAATATCATTTCTCAGTTCTGTGTAACGGTGGTTATCGCAACTTTGTTATCCTTGTTAGCATCTTTTACCATTGTACCATGGTTATCTTCAAGATACGGAAAACTTACCCACCTTACAGGGAAAAATATGGGAGAGAGATTCATCCTTGGGTTTGAAAAACAATTGGATAAATTTACCCACTGGATGACAGGCGTGTTAGAATGGTGTTTGAAATCTAAAACTACCAAAATAGCGACTGTAGTAGGGGTAACCATTCTTTTCTTCCTTTCTTTTGGTTTAACTAAATTTATTGGAGGAGAGTTCTTTGCGAAAATTGATAAAGGAGAATTCCTTGTTCAAATAGAAATGCCTAAAGATGCTTCTGTAGAGGCTACCAACTTGATGACAAGAAAGGCTGAAGCTTATTTGGCTAAAAAATCTGAAGTTGAAAAACTGATTACAACCGTTGGACAGATGAGTGACGGTATGGGAGCTACCAGTGGATCTGCATATAAATCTGAAATTGATGTAATCTTGGTAGATAAATCTCAACGTGCTGAAAACTCTTACGTGTATGCAGCTCAGATTAAACAAGAGCTTTCTAAAATCTTGGTAGGAGCAAAAATTAAAACAGTTCCTGTAGGTTTAATGGGAGCAGAAAGAGCACCTCTATCTTTAGTGGTAACAGGTCCAGATTTGAAGAGTATTAATGAGTTTGCTCAAAAAGCAATGGCTGAGCTAAAAACAATTAAAGGAGCTTCTGAAATTAAATTATCCTCTGAAGGAGGTAACCCTGAAATTAATGTAACTATCGATAGAGATAAAATGGCAGCTTTAGGCCTTAATCTACAAACTGTAGGGGTAACTATGCAAACTGCCTTTAGTGGTAATACCGATGGTAAATACCGTGCAGGAGACTACGAGTATGATATCAATATCCGTTTCAATCAGTTGAATAGATCTAACATTAATGATGTAAGAAATATCCTATTTACTAATGATAGAGGAGAGCAAATTAAGCTAGAACAATTCGCAAATATTGAAGAAACTTCAGGACCAAGTTTCTTGGAAAGAAGAGATAAATCTCCATCAATAAGTATTGATGCACAAACCGTTGGGATACCTACAGGTACTGTGGCAAACCAATGGGAAGCTAAATTCTCAAAACTACCAAGACCAGCAGGGGTTAACTATGTATGGAGTGGAGATATGGAGAACCAAAATGAAGGTTTCGGTACTTTAGGAATTGCCCTTATGGCTGCGATTATCTTGGTATATTTAGTAATGGTAGCTCTTTATGATAGTTTTGTATATCCATTCGTGGTATTATTCTCTGTACCGCTTTCTCTTATTGGGGTTTTGACAATCTTAGCCTTAACTAATAATTCCCTTAACGTATTTACAATTTTAGGGATTATCATGTTGATTGGTTTGGTTTGTAAGAATGCGATTATGTTGGTGGACTTTACCAACCAAAGAAAAGCAGCAGGAGAAAGTACTCATGATGCGTTAATCCAAGCCAACCACGCAAGGTTGCGTCCAATCCTAATGACCACTATCGCCATGGTGTTTGGTATGGTGCCAATTGCATTAGCAAAAGGTGCTGGTGCTGAGATGAACAATGGTTTGGCATGGGTAGTTATTGGGGGATTGGTTTCTTCCCTATTCCTAACCTTAATCTTTGTTCCTGTAGTGTATTCTATTTTTGATGGAATTTTATACAGAATCAATAAAGGAAAAGAAAAAATCGATTATGAAAAAGAAATCCATGCTGAATATGAGCATTTGGAAATGAGTGAAGATGGCTTTACTCCTAAACATAATCATTAA
- a CDS encoding murein hydrolase activator EnvC produces MTRSKLYILIFSIFSLTIFGQQKEKLQQQNATLKKQIADLNNQLRTSQKESKLSIAFLQTLNKKIRLREDLYRNTQKEKRFIEDDIYLRQLEINKYNRELGVLRKNYAAILVKAYKNKGVQNKVTFILSSRNLGEALRRMQYLKEYSDFQDKKAQEISDKTKQIKSTIALREKSKKEKENLIVNQERDLKTINAERQQKEALLDEFKKNEAKLAAEIRQKQAQSKKLEGEIRRIINEEIRIAKAKAEEERKAEEERKRLARIAAEKEKARIEAENRARAEALERERKLAEAEARKAAELAAKRLTEEKRRAEEAAREAANERAAARKLAAEKEAREATERARAAEEKAAEARAAEARLAKAKEDAKKAAEEKVIKEYGGGSVSGSNFAENRGRMPFPVRGQITHRFGRQPHPIFKNIQEENNGIKIAVPAGTVAKAVFPGVVSKVLYDGSTKTVVVRHGTYFTVYSNLSSVSVSQNQKVNTGSPIGQVGLDLDGTHTLDFQVWNGTSPSDPLGWLSY; encoded by the coding sequence ATGACACGAAGCAAACTTTATATATTAATTTTTTCCATCTTTAGCCTTACCATTTTTGGGCAACAAAAGGAAAAATTACAACAACAGAATGCAACGCTTAAAAAACAAATTGCAGACCTTAACAACCAGCTAAGAACCTCCCAAAAGGAATCAAAACTCTCAATAGCTTTTCTGCAAACTTTAAATAAGAAAATCCGTTTAAGAGAGGATCTTTATAGAAACACACAGAAAGAAAAACGCTTTATTGAAGACGACATCTACCTTCGCCAATTGGAAATTAATAAATACAATCGCGAGTTAGGTGTACTTCGTAAAAACTATGCTGCCATCTTAGTAAAGGCTTATAAAAACAAAGGTGTACAAAACAAAGTAACCTTCATTTTATCCTCCAGAAATCTTGGGGAAGCCTTAAGAAGAATGCAATACCTAAAAGAATACTCTGATTTCCAAGATAAAAAAGCCCAAGAAATTAGCGACAAAACAAAGCAGATAAAATCTACCATCGCTTTACGAGAAAAATCTAAAAAAGAGAAAGAAAATCTTATTGTTAACCAAGAAAGGGATTTGAAAACCATTAATGCTGAAAGACAACAAAAAGAAGCGTTATTAGATGAATTCAAGAAAAATGAAGCGAAATTAGCTGCTGAAATCAGACAAAAGCAAGCACAATCTAAGAAATTAGAAGGGGAAATCAGAAGAATTATTAACGAAGAAATCCGTATCGCTAAAGCCAAGGCTGAAGAAGAAAGAAAAGCTGAGGAAGAAAGAAAAAGACTGGCTAGGATTGCCGCCGAAAAAGAAAAAGCAAGAATAGAAGCTGAAAACCGAGCTAGAGCTGAAGCCTTAGAAAGAGAAAGAAAACTTGCTGAAGCCGAAGCAAGAAAAGCTGCTGAACTTGCTGCTAAAAGACTTACTGAAGAAAAAAGAAGAGCTGAGGAGGCAGCCAGAGAAGCTGCTAATGAAAGAGCTGCAGCACGAAAATTAGCCGCTGAAAAAGAAGCCAGAGAAGCTACTGAAAGAGCTAGAGCCGCCGAAGAAAAAGCTGCCGAAGCTAGAGCTGCTGAAGCAAGATTAGCCAAAGCAAAAGAAGATGCTAAAAAAGCTGCCGAAGAAAAAGTAATTAAAGAATATGGTGGAGGAAGTGTAAGTGGATCTAACTTCGCAGAAAACAGAGGTAGAATGCCTTTCCCTGTACGTGGCCAAATTACCCACAGATTCGGAAGACAACCTCACCCTATCTTCAAAAATATCCAAGAAGAAAACAATGGTATTAAAATCGCTGTACCTGCAGGAACCGTTGCTAAGGCTGTGTTCCCAGGTGTAGTTTCCAAAGTCCTTTACGATGGAAGTACCAAAACCGTAGTAGTAAGACATGGTACTTATTTTACGGTATACTCTAACCTTAGTTCGGTTTCAGTATCACAAAACCAAAAAGTGAATACAGGATCGCCTATTGGGCAAGTTGGTTTGGATTTAGATGGTACCCATACGCTAGATTTCCAAGTATGGAACGGTACTTCTCCTTCCGATCCACTAGGATGGTTATCATACTAA
- a CDS encoding Gfo/Idh/MocA family protein, with the protein MLKAGLVGAGHLGKIHLKLLNQSEKYELVGFYDNDAENGKKLEQEFGYKYFDNLNELLSKIDVLDIVTPTLYHYDYAKKAIDKNLHFFIEKPVTHTLEQAEELIQLCQEKGLKVQVGHVERYNPAFIATKPYLANPKFIEIHRLAEFNPRGTDVSVVLDLMIHDLDILLSIVKSPIKEIHASGVAVVSKTPDITNARIEFTNGCVANLTTSRISMKAMRKSRFFQKDAYISVDFLEKKAEVIRMQEAPENPSDFDMIIENAEGEKNQIIFEYPNIQANNAILDELESFANSITNNSPIEVSLNDGTEALKVALKIMELIEKQS; encoded by the coding sequence ATGTTAAAAGCAGGATTAGTAGGTGCAGGACACCTAGGAAAAATTCACTTAAAATTACTCAACCAATCTGAGAAATATGAATTGGTTGGATTCTACGATAACGATGCTGAAAATGGTAAAAAATTAGAGCAGGAATTTGGATACAAATATTTTGATAACCTCAATGAACTCCTAAGCAAAATCGATGTTTTAGATATTGTTACCCCTACTCTTTACCATTATGATTATGCCAAAAAAGCAATCGATAAAAATCTACACTTCTTTATCGAGAAACCCGTTACCCATACACTGGAACAGGCTGAAGAATTAATACAATTGTGCCAAGAAAAAGGCTTAAAGGTACAGGTAGGCCATGTGGAAAGATACAATCCCGCTTTTATAGCTACAAAACCTTATTTGGCTAATCCTAAATTTATAGAAATCCACCGTCTAGCAGAATTCAACCCTAGAGGAACAGATGTTTCTGTAGTCTTGGACTTAATGATTCATGACTTGGATATTTTATTATCCATCGTAAAATCCCCTATCAAAGAAATCCATGCTAGCGGTGTAGCGGTGGTAAGTAAAACTCCAGATATTACCAATGCTAGAATAGAATTTACCAATGGTTGTGTGGCTAACCTTACCACAAGCCGTATCTCTATGAAGGCAATGCGTAAAAGCAGATTCTTCCAAAAAGATGCTTACATCTCTGTAGATTTTCTTGAGAAAAAAGCAGAAGTCATCAGAATGCAAGAAGCTCCTGAAAATCCATCGGATTTCGATATGATTATCGAAAATGCTGAGGGTGAGAAAAATCAAATTATTTTTGAATATCCGAACATCCAGGCCAACAACGCAATCCTAGATGAATTGGAAAGCTTCGCAAATTCCATCACCAACAATAGCCCTATAGAAGTAAGCTTAAATGATGGTACCGAAGCTCTAAAAGTTGCTCTAAAAATTATGGAATTAATTGAAAAGCAATCCTAA
- the ribA gene encoding GTP cyclohydrolase II produces the protein MIKIQAESNVPTEYGTFRMIALSENENDWMPHMALIAEGTNLHEITNVRFHSECITGETFHSKKCECGQQLASAMQYMQEHKGMVIYLRQEGRNIGIINKLKAYALQEQGLDTVEANLHLGLPAEDRKYDEAIEILKVLGVKKINLLTNNPLKIKAVEESSIEMVSRIPLQIKSWKEDREYLQVKKDYFGHLLEDEE, from the coding sequence ATGATTAAAATTCAAGCGGAGTCCAATGTTCCTACCGAATATGGTACTTTCCGTATGATAGCTCTTTCCGAAAACGAAAATGATTGGATGCCTCATATGGCTTTAATCGCTGAAGGGACCAACCTTCATGAAATCACCAATGTAAGATTCCATTCCGAATGTATTACAGGAGAAACCTTCCATTCCAAAAAATGCGAATGTGGGCAGCAGTTAGCTTCCGCTATGCAATATATGCAAGAGCATAAAGGTATGGTAATCTATCTAAGACAAGAAGGTAGAAATATAGGAATCATCAACAAACTAAAAGCTTATGCTTTACAAGAGCAAGGATTAGATACAGTAGAAGCCAATCTACACCTTGGCTTACCTGCTGAAGATAGAAAATACGATGAAGCCATAGAAATTTTAAAAGTACTGGGAGTTAAGAAAATCAACCTTCTCACCAACAACCCTCTTAAGATAAAAGCTGTTGAAGAGAGCAGTATCGAAATGGTTAGCCGTATTCCGCTACAAATAAAATCTTGGAAGGAAGACAGAGAATACCTACAAGTAAAAAAAGATTATTTCGGCCACCTTTTGGAAGATGAGGAGTAG
- a CDS encoding 3-hydroxybutyryl-CoA dehydrogenase — MKNIVVIGAGTMGNGIAHTFAQTHFNVNLVDISQEALDRGLKTIASNLDRMIKKGSITEEDKANTLANITTFTQLEEAVKNADLVVEAATENIDLKLKIFQQIDAAAPEQCILATNTSSISITKIASVTQRPEKVIGMHFMNPVPIMKLVEIIKGYSTSKETFQAIYQMSETLGKVPVEVNDYPGFVANRILMPMVNEAIYSLYEGVAGVEEIDTVMKLGMAHPMGPLQLADFIGLDVCLSIMNVLYDGFKNPKYAPCPLLVNMVTAKKLGVKSGEGFYDYSESKKAEKVSQQFK; from the coding sequence ATGAAAAACATTGTAGTAATAGGTGCAGGAACAATGGGCAACGGGATTGCTCATACTTTTGCACAAACTCATTTTAACGTAAACTTAGTTGATATTTCCCAAGAAGCTTTGGACAGAGGGCTAAAAACCATCGCCAGCAACCTAGATAGGATGATAAAAAAAGGAAGTATTACTGAAGAGGATAAAGCCAATACCCTTGCCAATATTACCACCTTTACTCAACTAGAAGAGGCGGTAAAAAATGCGGACCTTGTGGTAGAAGCTGCTACAGAAAACATCGATCTTAAACTAAAAATTTTCCAACAGATAGATGCAGCGGCTCCCGAGCAATGTATTTTAGCAACCAATACCTCATCTATTTCAATTACCAAAATAGCTTCGGTAACCCAAAGACCAGAAAAAGTAATTGGCATGCACTTCATGAATCCCGTGCCGATTATGAAATTAGTAGAAATCATCAAAGGATATTCAACCTCCAAAGAAACTTTCCAAGCTATTTACCAAATGAGCGAAACCCTAGGAAAAGTTCCTGTAGAGGTAAATGATTACCCTGGTTTTGTAGCAAATAGAATTTTAATGCCTATGGTTAATGAGGCTATCTATTCTCTATACGAAGGGGTAGCAGGGGTTGAGGAGATTGATACTGTTATGAAATTAGGAATGGCACACCCTATGGGGCCCTTGCAGTTAGCGGATTTTATTGGCTTAGATGTATGCCTTTCTATCATGAATGTACTCTATGATGGTTTCAAAAATCCTAAATATGCTCCATGTCCTTTACTCGTGAACATGGTGACTGCTAAAAAATTAGGTGTAAAATCTGGTGAAGGTTTTTACGACTATAGCGAATCTAAAAAAGCTGAAAAAGTTTCTCAGCAATTCAAATAA
- a CDS encoding glycoside hydrolase family 3 protein — MNKFLFYGTILCASIFYQNIFGQYLPKNTSPEDLKKAEQWVDQTYQSLNDEEKLGQLFIVALYSNKGNAHVQQVRDLVNQEKIGGIILMQDNAKKEIAWVNEFQKSSKIPLLVGMDAEWGLYQRISSAHKFPWAITLGAIQNNHLIYEMAAQIAEDAKKMGVNWNFAPVVDVNTNPNNPIIGNRSFGSDVNNVIQKGLAYTQGLQDHQVLAAIKHFPGHGDTDKDSHLDLPVVSHPLSRLNKIELAPFKALVDKGVGGIMVAHLYVPALESQKGIPASISHSIVTDLLKNQLGYKGLIITDALNMGAIAKTYQPGELDAKAFAAGEDIMLFSQGVKEGKRLILQQIQEGKIPKSRLEESVKKILLTKYLLGLTHFKELDASNIDNEINNHKHALLSEKLYANALTLLKNKEHNLPLKKEEKVYYLPLEEAPYDTFYQELSQKTQLEIIQAKDLSNITPDSKIIIGLHKDNSTAYKPYKISATSKNILKEASKNHRVILALFGSPYALKDIDLHTITSVVVAYENNTFSQKATAKALAGETKIHGRLPVLVNENLAAGDGKNLN, encoded by the coding sequence ATGAACAAATTTTTATTTTACGGCACAATACTCTGTGCCTCTATATTTTACCAAAATATTTTCGGACAATATCTTCCTAAAAACACCAGCCCTGAGGATCTAAAAAAAGCAGAACAATGGGTAGACCAAACTTACCAATCCTTAAATGATGAGGAAAAACTGGGACAACTCTTTATCGTTGCCTTATACAGCAACAAAGGTAATGCCCACGTACAACAAGTAAGAGACCTTGTTAATCAGGAAAAAATTGGAGGTATCATTCTCATGCAGGACAATGCCAAAAAAGAAATAGCTTGGGTTAATGAATTTCAAAAATCATCAAAAATACCTTTACTCGTAGGAATGGATGCCGAATGGGGATTGTATCAAAGAATCTCTTCTGCACATAAATTCCCTTGGGCGATTACGTTAGGTGCTATTCAGAATAATCACCTCATCTATGAAATGGCTGCACAGATTGCCGAAGATGCAAAAAAAATGGGGGTTAACTGGAATTTCGCTCCCGTAGTAGATGTTAATACCAATCCTAATAACCCTATTATTGGAAACCGCTCTTTTGGTTCTGATGTAAACAACGTAATACAGAAAGGATTGGCCTATACCCAAGGTTTACAAGATCATCAGGTATTAGCTGCCATTAAGCATTTCCCAGGTCATGGGGATACTGATAAGGACTCTCACCTAGATTTGCCAGTCGTATCTCATCCTCTTTCTAGGCTCAACAAAATAGAGCTAGCTCCTTTTAAAGCTCTTGTAGATAAAGGAGTTGGCGGAATTATGGTCGCTCACCTATATGTACCCGCTTTGGAAAGCCAAAAAGGAATACCTGCTTCCATTTCCCATTCTATTGTTACAGATTTATTAAAAAACCAACTCGGGTACAAAGGACTCATCATCACCGATGCTCTTAACATGGGTGCTATAGCCAAAACTTATCAACCAGGAGAGTTAGATGCCAAAGCCTTTGCTGCTGGAGAAGACATTATGCTTTTTTCCCAAGGAGTGAAAGAAGGCAAGAGACTTATCTTACAACAAATTCAAGAAGGTAAAATACCTAAAAGCAGGTTAGAAGAAAGTGTGAAAAAGATTTTACTTACCAAATATCTACTTGGACTTACTCATTTTAAAGAATTAGATGCGTCCAACATCGATAACGAAATCAACAACCACAAACATGCCCTATTATCGGAAAAACTCTATGCAAATGCTTTAACCTTATTAAAAAACAAAGAGCATAACCTTCCTCTAAAAAAAGAAGAAAAAGTATATTACCTTCCTCTAGAAGAAGCTCCTTATGATACCTTCTACCAAGAGCTTTCCCAAAAAACTCAGCTAGAAATAATACAAGCAAAAGATTTATCTAATATTACCCCAGATTCAAAAATTATTATCGGCTTACATAAAGATAATTCCACAGCATATAAACCTTATAAGATTTCCGCAACTTCTAAAAACATTCTTAAAGAAGCCTCTAAAAACCATAGGGTAATTTTAGCTTTATTCGGAAGCCCTTATGCTTTAAAAGATATTGACCTCCATACTATCACCAGTGTAGTGGTGGCATATGAAAATAACACTTTCTCCCAAAAAGCAACAGCAAAAGCTTTGGCTGGAGAAACTAAAATCCATGGTCGTTTACCTGTTTTGGTTAATGAAAACCTAGCAGCAGGAGACGGCAAAAACCTTAATTAA
- a CDS encoding DUF4254 domain-containing protein, whose translation MTFTEKAWEIFNLSIKNYHLKDHVDTPEENPYKKGELEWLLYSKNWIDTVQWHLEDIIRDENISPEEALKIKRRIDASNQKRTDLVEFIDGYFYDQFKNIEAKSNAKLNTETPAWAIDRLSILALKIYHMSIEANRADATDEHRTKCQNKLDVLIEQHKDLSSAIDLLLSDIGNGQVIMKMYKQMKMYNDESLNPILYQKSK comes from the coding sequence ATGACTTTTACTGAAAAAGCTTGGGAAATCTTCAACCTTTCTATTAAGAACTATCATCTTAAAGATCACGTAGATACCCCAGAAGAAAACCCCTATAAAAAAGGTGAATTGGAATGGTTATTGTATTCAAAAAATTGGATTGATACCGTACAATGGCATCTTGAAGACATCATCAGAGATGAAAATATCTCTCCTGAAGAAGCTTTAAAAATAAAGAGAAGAATAGATGCTTCCAATCAGAAAAGAACAGATTTAGTAGAATTTATAGATGGGTATTTTTATGATCAATTTAAAAATATAGAAGCCAAAAGCAATGCCAAGCTGAATACAGAAACTCCTGCTTGGGCTATTGATAGGCTTTCTATCTTAGCTCTAAAAATATACCACATGAGTATTGAGGCCAATAGAGCTGATGCTACAGATGAGCACCGTACTAAATGTCAAAATAAACTAGATGTCCTTATTGAGCAACATAAAGACTTATCTAGTGCTATTGATCTATTACTTTCTGATATCGGTAATGGGCAAGTCATCATGAAAATGTACAAACAAATGAAAATGTACAATGATGAAAGCCTAAATCCTATCCTGTATCAGAAAAGTAAATAA
- a CDS encoding twin-arginine translocase TatA/TatE family subunit, which produces MNNLAVILQLSIQHVLIVLVILLLLFGGKKIPELMKGLGSGIKEFKDAVKEEDKNKPTDTKTE; this is translated from the coding sequence ATGAACAACTTAGCAGTTATATTACAACTTTCTATTCAGCACGTGCTAATAGTTTTGGTTATCTTACTTTTATTATTCGGTGGTAAAAAAATCCCTGAATTAATGAAAGGTTTAGGTTCTGGAATTAAAGAATTTAAAGACGCTGTAAAAGAAGAAGATAAAAATAAACCTACAGATACTAAAACAGAATAA